GGATGTGGACCCCAGCCAGGGCAAGGTGGCGATTGCGCTCGACCTGCCCGTGCATCTGGACTACACCCTCTTGCAGGCGATTGCCGGCGGCGTCATCACCTATGCCGCCACCGACCTGCATCCCGGCCAGCCGATGGTGCTGATCATAGAGCGCGATTATGCCCAGTCGCTCGGCCAGACGATCAAGGCCCTGCGCCCCGACCTGCCCCTGCTGGCCATCGACCAGGTAGGCCTGGGCGAGGGTGATTTCATCGACATCGGCCTGCCCATGCTGGATGGGCGAGTCGTGCCGCTGTCGGTAAAGACGTTGATTTTTTATCGGTAAGTGTTGGTTATTCGTTATTGGTTATTGGTTATTGACGGCTTCAATAACCAATAACTGATAACCAATAACTGATAACCAATAACCAGGAGAGAACACGCATGCTCCTACGCACCAAACTATTCGGCAAAAGCTACGAATTCGGCAGCATCAAAGAACTGCTGGCCAAGGCCAACGAGGAGAAGTCGGGCGACCGCCAGGCCGGGATCGCCGCCGGCAGTGTGGCCGAGCGCATGGCCGCCAAGCATGTGCTGGCCGAGGTCACGCTGGAGGTCTTGCGCCAGAATCCGGCGGCGCCGTATGACGAGGACGAAGTCACGCGGGTCATCGATGACGCCGTCAACAGCACGATCTACAACGAGATCAAGGGCTGGACGGTGGGTGGGTTCCGCGAGTGGCTGCTGTCCGATACCACCTCTGGCGAGATGATCCGCCGGGTTAGCAACGGCCTGACCTCGGAAATGGTGGCGGCTGTGACCAAGCTGATGTCGAACCTGGACTTGATGCTGGCGGCCAGCAAGATTCGGGTGCAGGCGCATTGCAACAACACCATCGGGCTGCCCGGCACGCTGGCCTCGCGCAACCAGCCCAATCACCCCACGGATGCGGTCGAGGGCATCCGGGCGACGATCTACGAGGGCCTCAGTTTTGGGTCGGGCGACAGCGTCATCGGCATCAACCCGGTCGATGACACCCTGGGCAGTGTGATGCGGCTGCTGGACATGACCTATGAAGTGATCCAGAAGTGGGAAGTGCCGACGCAGAACTGCCTGCTGGCGCATGTGACCACGCAGATGGAGGCGCTGCGCCGCGGCTCGCCGGTAGGGCTGGTGTTCCAAAGCATCGCCGGGTCGCAGTTGGGCAACGAGGCTTTTGGCGTCAGCGTGGGGATGTTGGACGAAGCCTACGATCTGGCGAAGAAATACTGTTTCACGGCCGGGCCGAACTATATGTATTTCGAGACCGGGCAGGGGTCGGAGCTGTCGGCGGACGCGCATCATGGCGCCGACCAGTTGGTGATGGAGGCGCGATGCTATGGCCTGGCCAAACGCTACCAGCCCTTCCAGGTGAACACCGTCGTCGGCTTCATCGGCCCCGAATACCTCTACGACGCCGTGCAGATCACCCGCGCCGGGCTGGAAGACCATTTCATGGGCAAGCTGACCGGCATCCCCATGGGCTGCGACGCCTGCTACACCAACCATGCCCGCGCCACCCAGAATGACATCGAGAACCTGGCCGTACTGCTGGCGGCGGCTGGCTGCAACTACTTTATGGGTGTGCCGATGGGCGATGATGTCATGCTCAGCTATCAGTGCACCAGTTTTCACGATGCGCCCAGCCTGCGGCAGTTGCTCAACCTGCGCCCCCTGCCCGAATTCGAATGCTGGATGGAGGGGCTGGGGTTGATGAAAAATGGCCGCTTGACCGAGAAAGCCGGTGATGCATCGTTTTTCTTGCAACGATAGTTTTGATCTCTCACGAATGACACGAATGGGCGAATTTTCACGAATTTTTGTCTTTTTGTTCTGTAATTGAACACAAAGACACGAAGTTCACGAAGGAAACACAAAGTCTTCAAAGGTGTCTTATCACGAATGACACGAATGGACGAATTTCACGAATTATTCGTTTTTGTTAATCGATAATTGAACACAAAGACACAAAGTTTTCAATGAAGAACATTCGTACCATTCGTATATTCGTGTAATTCGTGAGAGATCATCCTGACCGAGGAGGAAAGAGTGGAACAAGCTAAGATCGACGCCATTGTGCAGGCCGTGCTGGCCGAGCTAGGACAGAAGGGGGGGAGCGCCGCCCCGACGATTGCCGCGCCCCCGGCCATTTCCGCACCCTTGGCGGCTGCGGCGGGCGGGCTCGTCATCGACCTGCCCGACCCCACCCGCCCCGAAGCCCGCCGCGCCATCGGCGTCGAGCATCCCTGCAACCCCGACGGGCTGCGCAACCTGGCCGCCACCACCACCGCCCGCCTGGCCGTTGGACGCGCCGGCCCCCGCCCCAAAACCCGCACCCTGCTTCTGTTCCAGTCCGACCACGGCGTCACCCAGGATGCCATTTACGGCGAGGTGAGCGAGGCCGCCAAACAGAAGTTCAATCTCTTCACCGTGCAAACCCAGGTGGCGGACCGCGGCCAGTATCTTTTGCGCCCCGACCTGGGCCGCCGCCTCTCGGACGAGGCCAAGAAGCTGGTCGCCGACCGCTGCGCCAAGAAACCGCAGGTGCAGATCGTGGTCGGCGACGGCCTCAGCGCCGCCGCCATCGACAACAACCTGCCGCAGATCTTCCCGGTCATCGAGCAGGGTCTGAAGGCGGCCGGGATCAGCATGGGCACGCCGTTTTTCATCCGCTTTGCCCGCGTGGGCGTGATCAACGATGTCAACGAGATCATCGGCGCCGACATGGTGCTGCTGCTGATCGGCGAGCGACCTGGCCTGGGCGTGGCCGACGCCATGAGCGCCTATATGGGCTGGCGGCCGGCCGCAGGCAAGACCGACGCCAACCGCGATGTCATCTGCATGATCACCAACGCCGGCGGCACCAACCCGCTCGAAGGCGGCGCCTACGTGGTCGAACTGATCAAAAAGACGCTCAAATTCCAGGCCAGCGGCGTGGAATTGAAGTTGAAGACGAGCGGAGGCGGGTGAACATCTCGCCCGGCTTCCTCTACAACATCGGCGAAATCGTCTCTAAATCGCCCCTCACCCGCTGATCGCGGCGAAAAATCGCATCGCAGCGACAACGGAACACGCAACACGCAAAACGAAGGACACACCCCATGGGCATCCTCGACCCCATCAAACCCACCATCCTCGCCGCCCGGCTCATCCCCAACATCCACCCCGACTTCGCCGCCAAGATCGGGCTGCGGCCCGACCAGCGCAGCCTGGCCCTGATCACCTGCGACATCGACGACTCGCTCTACGTCTCGCTGGATGAGGCGACCAAGAAAGCCGAGGTCGAGGTGGTCTACGCCCACAGCTTCTACGCCGGCTCGGCCCACGCCTCCGGCCCGCTTTCGGGTGAGATCATCGGCATGTTGGCCGGCCCGACCCCCGCCGAAACCCGCGCCGGGTTGGACGCCTGCGTGGCCTACGCCCAGGAATCGGCCTGGTTCTACGCGGCCAACGAGGAAGGCACCCTCGCCTTCTTCCCCCACACCATCTCGCGCTCCGGCTCCTACTTGAGCAAGGCCGCCGAGGTGCCCGAAGGCACGGCCCTGTCCTATCTGATCGCCCCACCGATCGAGGCCACCTACGCCATCGACGCCGCGCTCAAGGCGGCCGAGGTGGAGATGCGGGTCTGGTGGCAGCCGCCGTCCGAGACCAACTTCTCCGGCGCGCTGCTTTCTGGCACCCAAAGCGCCTGCCGCGCCGCCTGCCAGGCCTTCCAGGACGCAGTGTTGGATGTGGCGAGATTTCCACACAAATATACGTGAGGCGTGAAACGTGAGGCGTGATGCGTGAGGAAGAGCGCCCGGTACGTTGAGCCATGAGAGAATGAAGCAACTTCGTGTTTACTTTGTGATCTTCGTGCCTTTGTGTTGAAAACGGTTATGACAGCAAATTTCACGTTTCACGTTTCACGTTCCAGGCTATGGAGAGAAGCTAATGCCTGAGGATTACGATCTCGACCTCAAATCGATCCAGGAAGCCCGGCGGCTGCTGATCTCGTGCCGCGAGGCGCAGCGGCAGTTCGCCTTTGCCTCGCAAGAGACGGTGGATCGTATCTGCAAAGCCATGGCCGAGGCCGCCTTCGGCGCCGCGGCGCGCCTGGGGCAACTGGCCAGCGAGGAAACGGGCT
The Caldilineales bacterium DNA segment above includes these coding regions:
- the eutC gene encoding ethanolamine ammonia-lyase subunit EutC → MEQAKIDAIVQAVLAELGQKGGSAAPTIAAPPAISAPLAAAAGGLVIDLPDPTRPEARRAIGVEHPCNPDGLRNLAATTTARLAVGRAGPRPKTRTLLLFQSDHGVTQDAIYGEVSEAAKQKFNLFTVQTQVADRGQYLLRPDLGRRLSDEAKKLVADRCAKKPQVQIVVGDGLSAAAIDNNLPQIFPVIEQGLKAAGISMGTPFFIRFARVGVINDVNEIIGADMVLLLIGERPGLGVADAMSAYMGWRPAAGKTDANRDVICMITNAGGTNPLEGGAYVVELIKKTLKFQASGVELKLKTSGGG
- the eutL gene encoding ethanolamine utilization microcompartment protein EutL, which translates into the protein MGILDPIKPTILAARLIPNIHPDFAAKIGLRPDQRSLALITCDIDDSLYVSLDEATKKAEVEVVYAHSFYAGSAHASGPLSGEIIGMLAGPTPAETRAGLDACVAYAQESAWFYAANEEGTLAFFPHTISRSGSYLSKAAEVPEGTALSYLIAPPIEATYAIDAALKAAEVEMRVWWQPPSETNFSGALLSGTQSACRAACQAFQDAVLDVARFPHKYT
- a CDS encoding ethanolamine ammonia-lyase subunit EutB, which gives rise to MLLRTKLFGKSYEFGSIKELLAKANEEKSGDRQAGIAAGSVAERMAAKHVLAEVTLEVLRQNPAAPYDEDEVTRVIDDAVNSTIYNEIKGWTVGGFREWLLSDTTSGEMIRRVSNGLTSEMVAAVTKLMSNLDLMLAASKIRVQAHCNNTIGLPGTLASRNQPNHPTDAVEGIRATIYEGLSFGSGDSVIGINPVDDTLGSVMRLLDMTYEVIQKWEVPTQNCLLAHVTTQMEALRRGSPVGLVFQSIAGSQLGNEAFGVSVGMLDEAYDLAKKYCFTAGPNYMYFETGQGSELSADAHHGADQLVMEARCYGLAKRYQPFQVNTVVGFIGPEYLYDAVQITRAGLEDHFMGKLTGIPMGCDACYTNHARATQNDIENLAVLLAAAGCNYFMGVPMGDDVMLSYQCTSFHDAPSLRQLLNLRPLPEFECWMEGLGLMKNGRLTEKAGDASFFLQR